A single window of Aneurinibacillus sp. REN35 DNA harbors:
- a CDS encoding YqaJ viral recombinase family nuclease, with amino-acid sequence MQANVLARTLNMDRAAWLELRNRGIGGSDAAAIAGLSKYKSPVAVYLEKTGQIGPEEAGEAAYFGNRLEALVAEEFTLRTGLKVRRRNSLLQHPEHTFMLANIDRELVGQKVGLECKTASAYLKDLWEGDEVPMQYLIQCQHYMAVTGYQAWYIAVLVGGNTFIHKRIERDEELIARLIEIEKDFWENHVLAGVPPMLDGSEASGELLKKMHPMAEEGTETELPLEADELLEQLMPAKEAVKAAEERVKEIENRLKAMLGEHETGQARYYQVTWKNVSSQRIDSKALKAEHPDIYEKFAKQSHSRRFSVKRLG; translated from the coding sequence CGCACGCTGAACATGGACCGGGCAGCCTGGCTGGAGTTGCGCAATAGAGGCATCGGCGGCTCTGATGCGGCAGCCATTGCCGGTCTGAGCAAATATAAGTCTCCTGTCGCCGTCTACCTTGAAAAAACAGGGCAGATTGGGCCAGAAGAAGCCGGGGAAGCTGCTTACTTCGGAAACAGGTTAGAAGCGCTGGTAGCCGAAGAATTCACGCTGAGGACGGGGCTAAAGGTTCGCCGGAGAAACAGCCTGCTGCAGCATCCGGAACATACCTTCATGCTGGCAAACATTGACCGGGAGCTGGTCGGGCAAAAGGTAGGGTTGGAGTGTAAGACGGCTTCTGCCTACCTGAAAGACCTATGGGAAGGCGATGAGGTGCCGATGCAGTACCTGATTCAGTGCCAGCATTACATGGCCGTCACAGGCTATCAGGCTTGGTACATCGCTGTTCTTGTGGGCGGCAATACATTCATTCACAAGCGTATTGAGCGTGACGAGGAATTGATTGCGCGGTTGATCGAGATTGAAAAAGACTTCTGGGAGAATCATGTGCTGGCCGGTGTGCCACCAATGTTAGACGGATCAGAAGCATCCGGGGAACTGCTAAAGAAAATGCACCCCATGGCCGAAGAGGGAACGGAGACAGAGCTTCCTCTCGAGGCAGACGAGCTGCTTGAACAACTAATGCCTGCAAAGGAGGCAGTAAAGGCAGCGGAAGAGCGGGTGAAGGAGATTGAAAACCGACTCAAGGCGATGCTGGGTGAACATGAAACCGGACAGGCCCGGTACTATCAGGTCACCTGGAAGAACGTCAGCAGCCAGCGCATTGACTCGAAAGCACTTAAAGCCGAGCACCCGGATATTTACGAAAAGTTTGCAAAGCAATCACATTCCCGGCGCTTCAGTGTGAAGCGATTAGGTTAG
- the recT gene encoding recombination protein RecT gives MATNKDAKNALAQRSQNAAAKKPLTPEQTVAAYLEKMKPEFDKALPAHMNADRLARVALTTIRTTPKLMECSIPSLMGAIVQAAQLGLEPGLIGHCYIIPYGKEAQFIIGYKGMIDLARRSGNIESIYSHAVYEADEFDYELGLHPKLYHKPATGRRGAMTYVYAVAHFKDGGYQFEVMDMEEIERRRARSKANKNGPWVTDYEEMAKKTVIRHMWKYLPISIEIQQKAAWDETVRKNITSEPKSVYADAIEAEGVVAEDIPMAESAPAEKQSGTDQKGTDKELEDAMNMEFK, from the coding sequence ATGGCAACCAATAAAGACGCAAAGAATGCATTAGCACAGCGTAGTCAAAATGCGGCAGCTAAGAAGCCTTTAACACCGGAACAAACCGTTGCAGCCTATCTGGAAAAAATGAAACCTGAATTTGATAAGGCGCTTCCAGCACATATGAATGCAGATCGCCTGGCTCGGGTTGCGCTGACGACCATCCGAACCACACCGAAGCTGATGGAGTGCAGCATTCCATCCCTTATGGGAGCGATTGTACAGGCAGCACAGCTTGGCCTGGAGCCGGGCCTGATCGGTCACTGCTACATCATCCCGTATGGAAAGGAAGCACAGTTCATCATCGGCTATAAAGGCATGATTGACCTGGCACGCCGGTCCGGCAACATCGAGAGCATTTATTCCCACGCGGTATATGAGGCTGATGAATTTGACTATGAGCTGGGGTTACATCCGAAGCTCTACCATAAACCAGCCACGGGACGCCGGGGAGCTATGACCTATGTATATGCTGTGGCCCATTTCAAAGATGGGGGTTACCAGTTTGAAGTGATGGACATGGAAGAAATTGAACGGCGCCGCGCACGCTCCAAGGCCAACAAAAATGGTCCGTGGGTGACCGATTATGAGGAAATGGCAAAGAAAACAGTGATTCGTCATATGTGGAAGTACCTGCCGATCAGCATTGAGATTCAGCAGAAGGCGGCCTGGGACGAAACGGTGCGTAAGAACATCACCAGCGAGCCAAAAAGCGTCTATGCTGACGCGATTGAGGCGGAGGGTGTTGTAGCCGAGGATATCCCGATGGCTGAGTCTGCACCGGCAGAGAAGCAGTCAGGGACAGATCAAAAAGGCACGGATAAGGAACTGGAAGACGCCATGAACATGGAATTTAAATAA
- a CDS encoding DUF6906 family protein produces the protein MKSGKRPTRKQKLAIQTARLNPANWLVTKNLPDTLHLVHRETGRERIISA, from the coding sequence ATGAAATCGGGGAAGAGGCCGACACGCAAACAAAAGCTGGCGATACAAACTGCACGATTGAACCCGGCGAACTGGCTTGTCACCAAGAATCTGCCGGATACGCTTCACTTGGTACACAGGGAAACGGGCCGGGAACGGATCATATCGGCATAG
- a CDS encoding helix-turn-helix domain-containing protein, translated as MIRIKLSQLLGANKMTQKNLSELTKIRPNTIGALYHEEAKEISFANLNALCRALNCRVEDILEYIPDTETDDNISVFIDSDNDLTESEKQQVADFIKNLRLK; from the coding sequence GTGATTCGTATAAAGTTATCTCAACTGTTAGGCGCTAATAAGATGACTCAAAAAAACTTATCAGAACTAACAAAAATTCGACCGAACACAATAGGAGCTTTATACCATGAAGAAGCAAAAGAAATTAGTTTTGCGAATCTAAATGCTTTATGCCGTGCTCTCAACTGTCGCGTTGAAGATATTTTGGAATACATCCCTGATACAGAAACAGATGACAATATCTCGGTGTTTATAGATAGTGACAACGACTTAACAGAAAGCGAGAAGCAACAAGTTGCCGATTTTATAAAAAATTTAAGATTAAAGTAA
- a CDS encoding DnaD domain-containing protein — MTKPPIKGGYILLSRKMIESEIWEKPPLFLKVWIYLLSKAQHGNYKNLKRGQLVTSIPEIIEACSWKVGYRTERPTKDQIFKILNWLRSASESNDESNVGQPMITTTKATHGMLVNIENYCFYQTSSNYESNAEDDDEDPAKAPRKQRQADNINKNYKELQELNNTTPTPPTHAHAKENPIAVYEQEIGRFTDTIRDKMIDWLDNGYFDEPEAIMIAAIQEAAVYEKRSWAYLERILQECLNKNIRTVEQFQQKKAEAAAEKEKKLVRLPKEERDEKRQRPSQPSQYEYPY; from the coding sequence ATGACAAAACCACCAATCAAAGGCGGATATATCTTGCTTTCCAGAAAAATGATTGAAAGTGAAATATGGGAGAAGCCACCCTTGTTCTTAAAAGTTTGGATCTACCTTCTTTCCAAAGCGCAGCATGGAAACTATAAAAATCTCAAACGAGGGCAGTTGGTTACATCCATTCCTGAGATTATCGAGGCGTGCAGTTGGAAGGTTGGATATCGAACAGAACGGCCAACCAAGGATCAAATTTTCAAAATTTTAAACTGGCTACGAAGCGCAAGCGAAAGCAACGACGAAAGCAACGTGGGGCAACCAATGATAACAACAACGAAAGCAACGCACGGTATGCTCGTAAACATAGAGAATTACTGCTTTTATCAGACATCGAGCAACTACGAAAGCAACGCCGAAGACGATGACGAAGACCCCGCGAAAGCACCACGAAAGCAACGACAGGCCGACAATATAAACAAGAATTATAAAGAATTACAAGAACTTAATAATACTACTCCTACTCCTCCTACACATGCGCACGCAAAAGAAAATCCGATTGCTGTGTATGAGCAGGAGATTGGGAGATTTACAGACACCATTCGAGACAAAATGATCGACTGGTTAGATAACGGCTACTTTGACGAACCGGAAGCCATTATGATTGCAGCCATTCAGGAGGCTGCTGTTTATGAAAAGCGATCCTGGGCCTATCTGGAGAGAATTCTTCAGGAGTGCCTGAATAAAAACATACGCACTGTAGAGCAGTTCCAGCAGAAGAAGGCCGAAGCGGCTGCGGAGAAAGAAAAAAAGCTGGTTCGATTACCGAAGGAGGAGCGAGATGAAAAGCGTCAGAGACCTTCTCAACCGTCCCAATATGAATATCCCTACTGA
- a CDS encoding ATP-binding protein, protein MNIPTEALEAFRRQREAEERAMVQQILQENAAARRAKLQKVFDTNSLIPKKLLPATFENYQPGNESQALAKQKGMEYADHFDTEESRNLLMTGPYGVGKSHIAVSIQKRLMHLGFSCIYISTPKLLTKIRDTYNRDSEHNELELLEMIEQVDCLVLDDIGAENGTDWTASKVFEVVESRLGKHTIYTTNLSGRQLEKQIGERNMSRLSQDTEWLKVVGEDYRRRELRRAGQ, encoded by the coding sequence ATGAATATCCCTACTGAAGCCCTGGAAGCCTTCCGACGGCAGCGTGAGGCTGAAGAGAGGGCGATGGTTCAGCAGATTCTGCAGGAGAACGCTGCAGCACGCCGGGCGAAGCTGCAAAAGGTGTTTGATACGAACAGCCTGATTCCGAAAAAGCTGCTGCCAGCCACTTTTGAAAACTACCAACCCGGAAACGAGAGCCAGGCGCTCGCAAAGCAAAAGGGAATGGAGTATGCCGATCACTTTGACACTGAGGAATCCCGTAATTTGCTCATGACAGGGCCGTATGGTGTGGGGAAGTCACACATTGCCGTATCGATCCAAAAACGTCTCATGCATCTTGGCTTCTCCTGCATCTACATTTCGACACCGAAGTTGCTCACCAAGATCCGGGACACGTACAACCGAGATAGCGAGCATAACGAATTGGAGTTGCTGGAGATGATCGAACAGGTAGATTGCCTGGTGCTTGATGATATCGGGGCAGAGAACGGCACGGACTGGACGGCCTCAAAGGTGTTCGAAGTCGTGGAAAGTCGGTTGGGAAAACACACAATTTACACAACAAACCTCAGCGGTCGGCAGCTTGAAAAACAAATTGGCGAACGCAACATGTCACGCTTATCGCAAGATACAGAGTGGCTGAAAGTGGTCGGAGAAGACTACCGGCGCCGGGAATTGAGGAGGGCAGGCCAATGA
- a CDS encoding replicative DNA helicase, with the protein MSDMNAYPIPADIDMEEEVVVSMLMEKDVIAETAEMLKPEHFYNPKFKKLYQGILERWEENIDSVNLVDMVPFLEQLDITIERISEVAVSIPSYYDNRRRADRLIRLADMRQAMKIGHQLITAGHQWHTMDREAMEKVIADAGEALGKIGENEVKKTMRSVHDILMEYTDKVERTLWDNGEENEQLAPGLLSDLEDLDKLTNGYQAPELIIVAARPSIGKTAYMNQQILNISQLYPDKGAIGIFSLEMSSEALVQRMLSNLGNLSGLGTRKLNDEEYSKFTMAVGLLANRNIAIDDEAGQTVAKIKAKARRLQKEKGLATIFIDYLQFIEPPAKGMSRADAVSANTKALKNMAKELGVPVVALAQVGRQVEQRADKRPMMSDLRESGEIEQTADKIMFLYRDDYYDRESEKRNILEVILAKNRDGATGLVELAFLREYGKILNLEVQTSAAEQMACV; encoded by the coding sequence ATGAGTGACATGAATGCTTATCCTATCCCGGCAGACATCGACATGGAGGAAGAAGTCGTCGTCAGCATGCTGATGGAAAAAGACGTGATTGCTGAGACGGCAGAGATGCTGAAGCCGGAGCACTTTTACAACCCGAAATTCAAAAAGCTCTATCAGGGCATCTTGGAGCGCTGGGAAGAAAACATCGACTCGGTGAACCTAGTGGATATGGTCCCGTTTCTTGAACAGTTGGACATCACCATCGAGCGAATCAGTGAGGTGGCCGTATCGATTCCGTCCTACTACGACAATCGGCGGCGTGCGGATCGACTGATTCGTCTGGCAGACATGCGACAGGCCATGAAGATCGGTCACCAGCTTATTACGGCCGGCCACCAGTGGCACACGATGGACCGAGAGGCAATGGAGAAGGTTATTGCCGATGCCGGCGAAGCACTTGGAAAGATCGGGGAGAACGAAGTCAAGAAAACGATGCGCTCCGTGCATGACATTCTGATGGAGTACACCGACAAAGTGGAACGAACGCTCTGGGACAACGGTGAAGAGAATGAGCAGCTGGCGCCGGGACTGCTATCTGACCTGGAGGATTTGGACAAGCTGACGAACGGCTACCAGGCACCGGAACTTATCATCGTGGCAGCACGGCCATCGATCGGCAAGACGGCCTACATGAACCAACAGATTCTCAATATTTCGCAGCTATATCCGGACAAGGGGGCCATTGGCATCTTCTCGCTGGAAATGTCTTCTGAGGCGCTTGTACAGCGCATGTTAAGCAACTTGGGGAACCTTTCAGGACTCGGCACCCGAAAGCTGAACGATGAGGAATACAGCAAATTTACGATGGCTGTCGGACTTCTGGCGAACCGAAACATTGCGATTGATGACGAGGCCGGCCAGACGGTAGCCAAGATTAAGGCAAAAGCGCGGCGGCTGCAGAAGGAAAAGGGTTTGGCGACCATCTTTATCGACTACCTGCAGTTCATCGAGCCACCGGCAAAAGGCATGAGCCGGGCCGATGCAGTCAGCGCCAACACCAAGGCACTGAAGAACATGGCAAAGGAGCTGGGAGTGCCAGTGGTTGCCCTGGCCCAGGTCGGCCGGCAGGTAGAGCAGCGCGCCGATAAGCGCCCGATGATGAGTGACCTTCGGGAGTCTGGCGAAATTGAGCAGACAGCCGACAAGATCATGTTTCTCTACCGGGATGATTACTACGACCGGGAGAGCGAGAAGCGGAATATTCTCGAAGTGATTCTGGCAAAGAACCGGGACGGCGCGACCGGGCTGGTGGAGTTAGCTTTCCTGCGGGAGTACGGCAAGATTCTCAATTTGGAGGTGCAGACAAGTGCAGCTGAACAGATGGCATGTGTTTGA
- a CDS encoding DNA adenine methylase translates to MTRTPIIWFGGKQTLAQDIISLMPPHTCYVEPFGGGASVIAAKAPVNCDIYNDIDGDVVNFLLQLRKDPDRIQQAVSTLPYSRQLFEEWKWGKKPRSKFERAVRWFYLNRSAIPGGNNHKTGWKHSGVKNPARGFRTACGLLASFAERMAAVQIECLDFRDIITKYDSPDTLFYIDPPYHGNENRYKGKFKEKDHRDLADMLRNIQGKAIVSYYSTPLIEGLYHDWDRIEISAHKFSRPQARGVERPVATEILFKNYDYGQMTLWEAGGQA, encoded by the coding sequence ATGACAAGGACGCCGATTATTTGGTTTGGGGGAAAGCAGACGCTGGCCCAGGACATTATCAGTCTAATGCCTCCCCATACCTGCTATGTGGAACCGTTTGGCGGCGGTGCATCGGTAATAGCGGCCAAGGCACCGGTTAACTGCGATATATATAACGATATTGACGGGGATGTAGTAAATTTTCTTCTGCAGCTTCGAAAGGATCCGGACCGGATACAGCAAGCGGTAAGCACACTGCCATACTCACGCCAGCTATTTGAGGAATGGAAATGGGGCAAAAAGCCTCGGAGCAAGTTTGAACGAGCTGTGCGGTGGTTTTACCTCAATCGATCAGCTATTCCTGGCGGAAATAATCATAAAACCGGTTGGAAGCACTCAGGGGTAAAAAATCCAGCTCGCGGTTTTCGCACAGCATGCGGATTACTGGCATCATTTGCCGAACGAATGGCTGCTGTTCAAATTGAATGCTTAGATTTTCGAGACATCATCACGAAATATGATTCACCGGATACCTTGTTTTATATCGATCCCCCATATCATGGCAACGAGAACCGGTATAAGGGCAAGTTCAAGGAAAAAGATCATCGCGATTTAGCAGATATGCTCAGGAATATTCAAGGCAAGGCAATTGTTTCTTATTACAGCACTCCACTTATCGAAGGGCTATACCATGATTGGGATCGCATAGAGATTAGCGCGCATAAATTCTCCCGGCCACAGGCCAGAGGGGTAGAACGGCCGGTGGCTACAGAGATCCTGTTCAAGAATTACGATTACGGTCAGATGACGCTATGGGAAGCAGGAGGACAAGCATGA
- a CDS encoding RusA family crossover junction endodeoxyribonuclease, translating to MIEFTIYGEPVAQGRPRATTIAGRARLYDPAKSRNYKEYIRLAAADHAPSVLLVGPLLLKISIYRSIPKSFSKKKTVQAEAREIRPTSKPDVDNYVKGIKDALNKVIWKDDSQIVSIVAEKFYSQKPRIEVKVQAMEEQIQQLSII from the coding sequence ATGATTGAGTTTACGATCTACGGAGAGCCGGTGGCACAGGGACGGCCCCGGGCGACCACCATTGCAGGTCGGGCCCGGCTGTATGATCCGGCCAAGTCCCGGAACTACAAAGAGTACATCAGATTGGCAGCAGCTGACCATGCACCGTCTGTTCTTCTGGTGGGACCGTTGCTGCTCAAGATAAGCATTTATCGGTCCATACCAAAGAGCTTCAGCAAAAAGAAAACGGTACAGGCCGAGGCAAGGGAAATTCGACCAACCAGCAAGCCAGATGTAGACAACTATGTGAAAGGCATCAAGGACGCGCTGAACAAAGTGATCTGGAAGGATGACAGCCAGATCGTCAGCATTGTAGCCGAGAAATTCTACAGCCAGAAGCCACGCATCGAAGTAAAAGTTCAAGCAATGGAAGAGCAAATACAACAGTTATCAATCATCTAA
- a CDS encoding 2-methylcitrate dehydratase, giving the protein MPYMELKGLIKKVNLKPNGEKEILLVVSENEMRGKLDSVSEMIGCRVDVSLESLIVNYTVEINANTEEPMRTYRVDEKGIVHEIKPEGEQLEANLGLPEAKIPTKEEKEQTEREIIDDFILSGLAPSYEDLPYDFANIVKRRLEGETYMKLASELDISSGKIVELIDEYRKRLAPLAAKWDEWRQEKEQSKQETTADPGEVATGTGEPDQSEQDEEDTDSLKGQATENLGSDGQEPSEEEIEEYILGGHAPKFPDIEFDFPQLLDKKRKRGSWTKVASEMNLPLVQVRRQWREYKERIARQMRGEDIA; this is encoded by the coding sequence ATGCCATACATGGAGCTTAAAGGACTGATCAAAAAGGTGAATCTGAAGCCAAACGGGGAAAAGGAAATCCTGCTTGTTGTCTCTGAAAATGAAATGCGAGGCAAACTCGATTCTGTCTCTGAAATGATTGGCTGCCGAGTTGATGTATCGCTCGAGTCCTTGATCGTCAATTATACCGTCGAGATCAATGCAAATACAGAAGAACCGATGAGAACCTACCGTGTGGATGAAAAAGGCATCGTGCATGAAATAAAGCCGGAAGGAGAGCAACTGGAGGCCAACCTGGGACTGCCAGAAGCGAAGATCCCGACCAAGGAAGAGAAGGAGCAAACGGAGCGAGAGATCATCGACGATTTCATTCTCAGCGGCTTGGCACCAAGCTACGAGGACCTGCCTTATGACTTTGCTAATATCGTGAAGCGCCGGTTAGAGGGTGAGACATACATGAAGCTTGCTTCTGAGCTGGATATCTCCTCAGGAAAAATCGTGGAGCTGATCGATGAGTATCGAAAGCGTCTGGCCCCTCTGGCTGCCAAGTGGGATGAATGGAGGCAAGAGAAAGAGCAATCGAAACAGGAGACCACGGCGGATCCGGGGGAAGTGGCAACTGGTACAGGAGAGCCAGACCAATCCGAGCAAGATGAAGAGGACACCGATTCTTTGAAGGGGCAAGCTACCGAGAACCTGGGCAGCGACGGCCAGGAGCCATCAGAAGAAGAGATTGAGGAGTATATTCTTGGCGGCCACGCTCCAAAGTTCCCGGACATTGAGTTTGACTTCCCTCAGCTGCTGGATAAGAAGAGAAAGCGCGGAAGCTGGACAAAGGTTGCATCAGAAATGAACTTACCACTTGTACAGGTAAGACGCCAGTGGAGAGAGTATAAGGAGCGTATTGCCCGACAAATGCGCGGTGAAGATATAGCCTAA
- a CDS encoding ArpU family phage packaging/lysis transcriptional regulator: MQMSFLPKIDRKATQKRVEEALETARIYKQIGFVRREMKNTPAYEPRYHGPTNKTTDMAAECAVWNVDKEREIEALCERVERAVSRLSKKEREIIEKRYLEDESFDYIVAGEVGLSERTYTRMKARAFYKLAFMLKLEVLSEDLIPI, from the coding sequence ATGCAAATGTCGTTTTTGCCGAAAATTGACCGGAAGGCTACACAAAAGAGAGTCGAAGAAGCATTGGAGACAGCGCGTATCTACAAGCAGATCGGCTTTGTTCGCCGGGAGATGAAGAACACGCCTGCCTATGAACCGAGGTATCATGGTCCGACGAACAAAACGACCGATATGGCAGCCGAATGTGCTGTCTGGAATGTAGATAAGGAACGGGAGATCGAAGCGCTGTGTGAGCGCGTGGAAAGGGCTGTGAGCCGGTTGAGCAAGAAGGAACGGGAGATTATTGAGAAGCGCTATCTGGAAGATGAGAGCTTTGATTATATCGTTGCTGGAGAGGTTGGGCTAAGTGAAAGGACATATACCAGGATGAAGGCGAGAGCGTTTTATAAATTGGCTTTTATGTTGAAGTTGGAAGTATTGTCTGAGGATTTGATACCAATATAA
- a CDS encoding copper amine oxidase N-terminal domain-containing protein, with protein sequence MSKLNKAKYYVSGVLTGAILFSGIALAASPIKLIVNGEQINSDVPPQVINGRTMIPARPLAEALGAKVEWDAKDNAVVVTSNNAPTKNVKAIDLVNTLKPYKLDRATNETVVVTGKSFDNAYRLSASGEVNWNLDGQYKKLTLSTGVPDNTTWSHEIIIYGDGKKIKSETLTTKDGLKELTVNVTGINILTIEGGYIHQGIIINPQVQ encoded by the coding sequence GTCTCCGGTGTTCTAACTGGTGCTATTTTATTTTCAGGGATCGCACTTGCGGCAAGTCCTATCAAATTAATTGTTAATGGCGAACAAATTAATTCTGATGTTCCACCACAAGTTATTAATGGGCGCACAATGATTCCTGCAAGACCACTGGCTGAAGCACTCGGTGCTAAAGTAGAATGGGATGCTAAAGATAACGCTGTTGTGGTTACTAGCAATAATGCACCTACTAAAAATGTTAAAGCAATTGATTTAGTTAATACTCTTAAACCATATAAACTAGACAGAGCAACTAACGAGACCGTCGTAGTTACTGGTAAGAGCTTTGACAATGCATATCGTCTAAGCGCGTCAGGAGAAGTTAATTGGAACTTAGATGGTCAGTATAAAAAACTAACACTTTCAACCGGTGTTCCAGATAATACTACTTGGAGCCATGAAATTATAATATATGGCGATGGTAAAAAAATTAAAAGTGAAACACTAACTACCAAAGATGGATTAAAAGAACTTACTGTGAATGTGACAGGTATTAACATTTTAACCATTGAGGGCGGATACATACATCAAGGAATTATTATCAATCCACAGGTTCAGTAG